The Paenibacillus uliginis N3/975 genome has a window encoding:
- the hslV gene encoding ATP-dependent protease subunit HslV, with product MEMTFHATTICAVRHNGKAAIAGDGQVTFGESVVMKQTAKKVRRLYRGQVVAGFAGSVADAITLFEKFEGKLEEHHGNLQRAAVELAKDWRQDRVLRKLEALMIVMDKTGMLLISGGGEIIEPDDDVLAIGSGGNFALSAGRALKRHANHMEASEIAREALQIASEVCVYTNGNIIVEEL from the coding sequence ATGGAAATGACTTTTCACGCGACGACCATCTGTGCAGTCCGGCATAACGGCAAAGCCGCTATTGCAGGCGATGGACAGGTAACCTTTGGGGAAAGTGTCGTTATGAAGCAGACCGCCAAAAAAGTACGCCGACTATACCGGGGACAAGTTGTCGCCGGTTTTGCCGGTTCTGTGGCGGATGCGATTACACTATTTGAGAAATTTGAAGGAAAGCTGGAGGAGCATCACGGTAACCTGCAGCGTGCGGCCGTAGAATTGGCCAAAGATTGGCGTCAGGATCGAGTGCTTCGCAAGTTGGAGGCGCTTATGATCGTTATGGACAAGACAGGAATGCTGCTTATTTCCGGTGGAGGCGAAATCATCGAACCAGATGATGATGTTCTGGCAATCGGGTCAGGCGGCAATTTTGCGTTGTCTGCTGGGCGAGCATTAAAGAGGCATGCGAACCACATGGAAGCGAGTGAGATTGCTAGAGAAGCACTGCAAATTGCTTCTGAGGTATGTGTATATACTAACGGGAATATCATCGTGGAAGAGTTGTGA
- the dprA gene encoding DNA-processing protein DprA codes for MKQLIERALLIALHETEGIGWKTIQRFMANGVFGNHMTDFEEKDWIACGVPVETARRLSDNLDHSVEEKCRKLTQNSCQIITKLDEGYPDMLKSSPQAPWVLYLLGNVHLLTEPGIAMVGTRVPTAYGRKIGSILTEELTRSGLTVVSGMARGIDSVIHETALKCGGNTIAVLGAGIDVIYPPENRSLYEEISVKGLVLSEYPPGTKAHPGFFPQRNRIIAGMTLGTLVVEADARSGSLITADAALEAGRDVFAVPGPVTSPKSRGTLDLIKQGAKLVTCAQDVLEEYGSWLPRAEQSASFKEQRGLSSRDYDTSGLTNDEMEIYHMLQQGPGTLDELLERSRWDFGHLHSVLLSLIIKKQITQLPGAIYKLI; via the coding sequence ATGAAGCAATTGATTGAACGTGCGTTATTAATCGCCCTTCACGAGACAGAGGGAATAGGCTGGAAGACGATTCAACGCTTCATGGCGAATGGTGTTTTCGGTAATCATATGACGGATTTTGAAGAAAAAGATTGGATAGCCTGTGGAGTGCCTGTCGAAACGGCCCGCAGATTATCGGACAATCTTGATCATTCTGTAGAAGAGAAATGCCGAAAATTGACTCAAAACTCATGCCAGATTATAACTAAACTTGATGAAGGATACCCTGACATGTTAAAGTCATCTCCGCAGGCACCTTGGGTTTTATATCTGCTCGGTAATGTTCATTTGTTGACTGAACCGGGAATTGCTATGGTAGGGACACGAGTACCAACAGCCTACGGACGGAAGATTGGATCGATTTTGACAGAAGAATTAACTAGGTCCGGACTGACCGTCGTAAGCGGTATGGCTAGAGGCATTGACAGTGTTATTCATGAGACAGCTTTAAAATGTGGAGGTAACACAATCGCTGTTCTTGGAGCGGGAATTGATGTCATTTATCCACCGGAGAACCGCTCTTTATATGAAGAGATTTCTGTAAAAGGTCTCGTCCTATCCGAGTATCCACCAGGGACAAAGGCTCATCCCGGCTTCTTTCCACAGCGAAATCGCATCATTGCCGGAATGACACTCGGAACGTTGGTCGTTGAAGCCGACGCTAGAAGTGGATCTTTGATTACCGCAGATGCAGCCTTGGAGGCCGGGCGGGATGTGTTCGCTGTTCCTGGTCCTGTGACTTCTCCCAAAAGCAGAGGAACACTGGATTTAATCAAACAGGGTGCCAAGTTGGTCACCTGCGCTCAAGATGTTCTGGAGGAGTATGGATCATGGTTGCCAAGGGCGGAACAAAGCGCATCTTTCAAGGAGCAGCGGGGACTTTCGTCCAGGGATTACGATACTAGTGGGTTGACAAATGACGAAATGGAAATATACCATATGTTGCAACAGGGGCCCGGAACGTTGGATGAACTATTGGAGCGGTCCCGATGGGATTTTGGACATTTGCATTCAGTTCTGTTATCTTTAATCATAAAAAAGCAGATAACCCAATTACCCGGTGCAATATATAAGCTGATTTAA
- the flgC gene encoding flagellar basal body rod protein FlgC, with amino-acid sequence MNFSNSFSVSASALTAQRLRMDVISSNIAHAETTRASIQNGEFAPYRRKVVVMEPLKNSFESMLQSQMGGGREVGQGVKVGAIKEDQSPLKPVYNPNHPDANADGYVYMPNVDITKEMIDMISASRSYEANVTALNASKAMVMKALEIGR; translated from the coding sequence ATGAATTTCAGTAACAGTTTTAGTGTCAGCGCCTCGGCTTTAACGGCACAACGGCTTAGAATGGACGTCATTTCTTCTAACATTGCGCATGCGGAAACGACACGAGCCAGCATCCAAAACGGAGAGTTTGCTCCATACCGCCGAAAAGTAGTTGTCATGGAGCCGCTGAAAAACTCCTTTGAAAGTATGCTGCAATCACAGATGGGTGGCGGGCGTGAAGTCGGGCAGGGTGTGAAGGTTGGAGCGATCAAGGAAGATCAATCACCTTTGAAACCAGTTTACAATCCGAATCATCCTGATGCGAATGCAGATGGTTATGTATACATGCCGAATGTGGATATTACGAAAGAAATGATTGATATGATTTCCGCCAGCAGATCTTATGAAGCGAATGTGACTGCATTGAACGCTTCGAAAGCGATGGTGATGAAGGCATTAGAAATTGGTAGGTAG
- the fliE gene encoding flagellar hook-basal body complex protein FliE, whose amino-acid sequence MIQNTMFSTGSIQPLQVQSTPKVEVEATPSKSIGQFGSYLEDALQSVAALEEKSHVMTDKLMLGQVNVDQAMISAQQALLSVQLTTQVRNKVVEAYQEIMRTQI is encoded by the coding sequence ATGATCCAGAATACAATGTTCAGTACCGGTTCTATACAGCCCTTGCAGGTACAAAGCACTCCTAAGGTTGAAGTTGAAGCAACTCCTTCAAAATCCATTGGCCAGTTCGGCTCCTATCTTGAAGATGCGCTTCAATCGGTAGCTGCTCTGGAAGAGAAATCGCATGTAATGACAGATAAGTTAATGCTAGGTCAAGTCAACGTGGATCAAGCGATGATATCAGCCCAACAGGCTTTGCTGAGCGTGCAGCTCACAACACAGGTCCGAAACAAAGTGGTAGAAGCCTATCAAGAGATCATGCGCACGCAAATCTAA
- the trmFO gene encoding FADH(2)-oxidizing methylenetetrahydrofolate--tRNA-(uracil(54)-C(5))-methyltransferase TrmFO, translating into MTDDIQRVTVIGAGLAGSEAAWQIASRGVPVTLYEMRPVVKTPAHHTNKFAELVCSNSLRANGMSNAVGVLKEEMRMLNSLVIGSADRNAVPAGGALAVDRDGFSGEITDTLHNHPLIEVVNEEIQHIPEEGIVVIATGPLTSPALSSEIRGMMGEDYFYFYDAAAPIIEKDSIDMSKVYLASRYDKGEAAYLNCPMTEEEFDAFYDALINAEVAQLKEFEKEIYFEGCMPIEIMMKRGKQTALFGPMKPVGLVNPHTGKLPYAVVQLRQDNAAGTLYNLVGFQTHLKWGEQKRVLSMIPGLENAEIVRYGVMHRNTFVNSPKLLEPTYQVKTRPNLYLAGQMTGVEGYVESAASGLIAGINAARAAKGQEGLVFPQESTIGSMAYYITNADPEHFQPMNANFGLLPSLETRIRKKKEKNEALANRALDQVRGFISSNDLNTIQ; encoded by the coding sequence GTGACAGACGACATACAAAGGGTTACTGTCATCGGTGCAGGACTCGCAGGAAGCGAGGCTGCTTGGCAGATCGCAAGCCGAGGGGTACCCGTAACATTATATGAAATGCGGCCAGTCGTAAAAACACCGGCTCACCATACGAATAAATTTGCTGAACTCGTCTGCAGTAATTCACTACGTGCGAACGGAATGAGTAATGCAGTTGGTGTACTTAAGGAAGAAATGCGGATGCTGAACTCCCTGGTCATCGGTTCCGCTGACAGGAATGCTGTTCCGGCAGGGGGAGCCCTTGCCGTAGACCGGGACGGCTTTTCTGGAGAAATCACGGATACACTTCATAATCACCCATTAATTGAGGTTGTAAATGAAGAAATTCAGCATATACCAGAAGAGGGAATCGTTGTTATTGCAACGGGACCTTTAACTTCACCGGCATTATCGTCAGAGATCCGGGGTATGATGGGCGAGGACTATTTTTATTTTTACGATGCAGCGGCTCCGATCATTGAGAAGGACTCCATTGATATGAGCAAGGTATATCTAGCGTCCCGTTATGACAAGGGAGAGGCAGCGTATCTGAACTGTCCGATGACTGAGGAAGAATTCGATGCGTTTTATGACGCGCTGATCAACGCTGAGGTAGCACAGCTGAAAGAATTCGAAAAGGAAATATACTTTGAAGGTTGCATGCCGATAGAGATCATGATGAAGCGGGGTAAGCAGACGGCTCTGTTTGGACCGATGAAGCCTGTTGGTCTGGTAAATCCCCATACCGGAAAACTGCCATACGCTGTCGTCCAGCTTCGCCAGGATAATGCAGCAGGGACGTTGTACAATCTGGTTGGATTCCAGACCCATCTGAAATGGGGAGAGCAGAAACGTGTGTTGTCGATGATACCGGGTCTTGAGAATGCGGAGATCGTCCGTTACGGTGTGATGCACCGTAATACTTTCGTGAATTCACCAAAACTTCTGGAACCGACTTATCAGGTGAAAACCCGTCCTAATTTGTACTTGGCGGGTCAGATGACCGGAGTGGAAGGCTATGTGGAGTCAGCTGCCTCGGGACTCATTGCAGGTATTAACGCTGCAAGAGCAGCCAAGGGGCAAGAAGGACTGGTATTCCCGCAGGAATCCACGATTGGAAGTATGGCATACTACATCACGAATGCAGACCCTGAACATTTTCAACCGATGAATGCTAATTTTGGTCTTCTGCCTAGTCTTGAAACTCGCATTCGTAAGAAGAAAGAGAAGAATGAAGCGCTTGCTAACCGGGCGCTGGATCAGGTTCGCGGATTTATTAGTTCAAATGATCTAAACACCATCCAATAA
- the hslU gene encoding ATP-dependent protease ATPase subunit HslU, with protein sequence MNNETMTPRQIVAELDKYIVGQKQAKKSVAVALRNRYRRSRLSEVERDEIVPKNILMIGPTGVGKTEIARRLAKLVNAPFVKVEATKFTEVGYVGRDVESMVRDLVETAIRMIKLERTEKVKDKAEEMANERIVQILVPSNNKTKSQRNPFEMLFGGNNSSEDVQEEPAENDSTIKEKRRQVRFKLLSGNLEEDMIEIDVEDTAPNMFDMFAGQGNDQMGMNMQEMFGNLMPKRTKKRKLAIKEARKVLIHEEAAKLIDMDDVIQESVRRAEQSGIIFIDEIDKVASQGRASGPDVSREGVQRDILPIVEGSTIMTKYGPVKTDYVLFIAAGAFHVAKPSDLIPELQGRFPIRVELSSLSLDDFVSILTEPENALTKQYVNLLRTEDIEVEFSPEAIREIAQIAASVNQNTENIGARRLHTILEKLLEDLSFEAPELTLERMVITPQYVKEKLSDIAQDRDLSQYIL encoded by the coding sequence ATGAATAACGAAACAATGACGCCAAGACAAATTGTAGCTGAACTCGATAAATATATCGTGGGACAGAAGCAGGCAAAGAAATCGGTAGCCGTTGCGCTTCGTAACCGTTATCGCAGGAGCCGTCTGTCTGAGGTGGAACGTGATGAAATCGTTCCGAAAAATATTTTGATGATCGGCCCTACAGGTGTAGGTAAGACAGAAATTGCAAGACGGCTCGCAAAGCTTGTAAATGCACCGTTTGTAAAGGTCGAAGCTACCAAATTTACGGAAGTGGGTTATGTTGGGCGCGACGTTGAATCTATGGTTCGCGATCTAGTGGAGACGGCTATTCGTATGATTAAGCTAGAGCGGACGGAGAAGGTTAAGGATAAGGCCGAAGAAATGGCCAATGAACGTATTGTTCAGATTCTAGTACCTTCTAATAACAAGACGAAGAGTCAGCGTAATCCGTTTGAAATGCTGTTCGGCGGTAACAATAGCTCTGAAGATGTCCAGGAAGAACCAGCCGAGAATGACAGTACGATCAAGGAGAAGCGCAGACAGGTGAGATTTAAGTTACTGTCGGGAAATCTTGAGGAAGATATGATTGAGATTGATGTGGAAGATACTGCACCTAACATGTTTGATATGTTTGCCGGTCAAGGCAATGATCAAATGGGAATGAATATGCAGGAGATGTTCGGAAATCTCATGCCAAAGCGGACAAAGAAGCGTAAGCTTGCGATCAAGGAAGCTCGTAAAGTGCTGATCCATGAAGAGGCTGCCAAATTAATCGATATGGATGATGTGATCCAGGAATCGGTACGACGAGCCGAACAGTCTGGGATTATTTTCATTGACGAAATAGATAAAGTGGCAAGCCAAGGGCGCGCATCAGGTCCTGACGTCTCTCGTGAGGGCGTGCAGCGTGATATTTTGCCTATCGTTGAAGGATCGACAATCATGACGAAGTACGGGCCTGTGAAGACCGACTACGTCTTATTTATTGCCGCAGGGGCATTTCACGTTGCCAAGCCGTCAGATCTCATTCCCGAGCTGCAGGGCCGATTCCCAATTAGGGTTGAGCTGAGCAGCCTATCACTTGACGATTTTGTGTCTATTTTGACAGAACCTGAGAACGCTTTGACCAAACAATATGTAAATCTACTTCGGACAGAAGACATTGAAGTGGAGTTTTCTCCTGAGGCCATTCGTGAAATTGCCCAAATCGCAGCTTCTGTTAACCAGAACACGGAAAATATCGGAGCGCGCAGATTGCATACCATTTTGGAGAAGCTTTTGGAGGACTTATCGTTTGAGGCTCCTGAATTAACACTGGAACGCATGGTCATCACGCCGCAGTATGTCAAAGAAAAGCTCTCTGATATCGCGCAAGACCGTGATTTGAGTCAATATATCTTATAA
- the flgB gene encoding flagellar basal body rod protein FlgB → MNLLSNSSFQRLQSGLDAANLRNQVLANNIANVDTPYFKRSDVAFESLLQKEMNGVKSTLSGKRTDPKHFIIGPSSQIPEISVKTDDSSAMNNNGNNVDVEREMSLLAENQLRYNSYIQSVNEQIRIMRTVIEGR, encoded by the coding sequence GTGAACCTATTAAGCAACAGCAGCTTTCAAAGGCTGCAAAGCGGACTGGATGCGGCAAATCTTAGAAACCAAGTACTTGCCAACAATATCGCAAATGTGGACACCCCCTATTTTAAGAGGTCGGATGTAGCATTTGAGAGTCTTTTGCAGAAGGAAATGAATGGGGTGAAATCGACATTATCCGGAAAGAGAACAGATCCAAAACACTTTATTATCGGACCGTCGAGCCAAATCCCAGAAATATCAGTTAAAACGGATGATTCAAGCGCCATGAATAACAATGGGAATAATGTCGACGTTGAGCGGGAGATGTCTCTTCTTGCGGAAAACCAGCTTCGATATAACTCATATATTCAATCGGTAAATGAGCAAATTCGAATCATGCGGACTGTCATAGAGGGGAGATAG
- the topA gene encoding type I DNA topoisomerase — protein MADSLVIVESPAKAKTIGKYLGSKYIVKASMGHIRDLPKSQIGVEVENDFNPKYITIRGKGSVLKELKDASKKVKKVYLAADPDREGEAIAWHLAHALELDESQSLRVVFNEITKTAVKDAFKTPRKINMDLVNAQQARRILDRLVGYKISPLLWKKVKKGLSAGRVQSVAVKIILDRENEISAFVPEEYWTITAKLAVKGSAFEAKFLKLNGAKKELTNQQEVNEILSLIKDAPFEVGDVKERERQRHPSAPFTTSSLQQEAARKLGFRAAKTMSVAQQLYEGVELGKEGTVGLITYMRTDSTRISGTAQEEGKEFIMGKYGENFVPESPRQYSKKAANAQDAHEAIRPTSVLRDPESMKPFLSRDQLRLYKLIWERFVASQMASAVLDTLSVDIAAGPTVFRATGSKVRFPGFMKVYVEGNDDGTTEEEKFLPELHTGDVLTKEDIEPKQHFTQPSPRYTEARLVRTLEELGIGRPSTYAPTLETIQKRGYVAIEEKKFVPTELGELVIEQMEQFFPEILNVEFTANMEEDLDHVEEGSEDWVKVLGVFYESFEKRLEVAEEEMKEIEIEDEVSDEICEKCGKHLVYKLGRFGKFLACSGFPDCRNTKPIVKDIGVTCPKCKEGHVVERRSKKGRVFYGCDRYPECDFVSWDKPSLKPCPSCSSLMVEKKSKQGIKLQCTACDHTEMVEEPDETEDL, from the coding sequence GTGGCGGATTCACTCGTCATCGTAGAGTCGCCGGCCAAGGCGAAGACGATTGGCAAATATCTCGGCAGTAAATACATCGTAAAAGCTTCGATGGGTCACATACGCGATTTGCCGAAAAGCCAAATCGGGGTTGAGGTCGAAAACGATTTCAATCCAAAATACATTACGATCCGCGGAAAAGGTTCTGTCTTGAAGGAACTGAAAGATGCCAGCAAAAAGGTGAAAAAAGTGTATCTGGCAGCTGACCCCGATCGTGAGGGGGAGGCCATCGCATGGCATTTGGCCCATGCTTTGGAGCTGGATGAATCTCAAAGCCTTCGGGTTGTATTTAATGAAATTACGAAAACGGCGGTAAAAGACGCCTTCAAAACGCCCCGCAAAATTAACATGGACTTGGTAAACGCACAGCAGGCAAGACGTATTCTGGATCGTCTTGTGGGGTACAAAATCAGTCCTTTATTATGGAAGAAAGTTAAAAAGGGACTATCGGCCGGACGTGTTCAATCCGTTGCGGTCAAGATTATTCTGGACCGCGAAAATGAAATCAGTGCTTTCGTTCCTGAAGAATACTGGACGATTACAGCTAAGCTTGCTGTGAAAGGCTCTGCGTTCGAAGCCAAGTTTTTGAAGCTGAATGGAGCCAAGAAAGAACTGACCAATCAGCAGGAAGTTAACGAAATTCTTTCTCTTATTAAAGACGCTCCGTTTGAAGTCGGAGATGTTAAGGAAAGAGAGCGCCAGCGTCATCCATCTGCACCATTTACGACGAGTTCACTTCAGCAGGAGGCTGCACGTAAGTTAGGTTTCCGGGCTGCGAAGACGATGTCTGTCGCTCAGCAGCTGTACGAAGGTGTAGAGCTCGGAAAAGAAGGTACAGTTGGTTTGATTACGTATATGCGTACTGACTCTACCCGTATCTCGGGAACTGCGCAGGAAGAAGGTAAAGAGTTTATTATGGGTAAATACGGTGAGAATTTCGTACCGGAAAGCCCAAGACAATATTCAAAAAAGGCAGCCAATGCCCAGGATGCGCACGAAGCGATTCGTCCAACTTCTGTCCTTCGTGATCCGGAAAGTATGAAACCGTTCTTGAGCAGGGATCAGCTTCGTCTTTATAAATTGATTTGGGAACGTTTTGTCGCAAGTCAAATGGCTTCAGCTGTACTGGATACACTTTCCGTAGATATTGCTGCAGGACCAACTGTGTTCCGTGCAACGGGTTCGAAGGTTCGTTTCCCCGGCTTCATGAAGGTTTATGTAGAAGGAAACGACGATGGTACAACAGAAGAGGAAAAGTTTTTGCCTGAGCTGCACACAGGTGATGTTCTGACTAAAGAAGATATCGAGCCGAAGCAGCACTTCACACAGCCGTCGCCGCGATACACAGAGGCGCGTCTGGTTCGTACCTTGGAGGAACTCGGTATTGGACGTCCTAGTACGTATGCTCCAACACTTGAAACGATCCAAAAACGTGGTTATGTTGCGATCGAGGAGAAAAAGTTCGTACCTACCGAACTTGGCGAGCTTGTTATCGAACAGATGGAACAGTTCTTCCCTGAAATTCTGAATGTTGAATTTACAGCTAACATGGAAGAAGATCTTGACCATGTCGAAGAAGGTTCTGAAGACTGGGTCAAGGTTCTCGGCGTGTTCTATGAATCCTTCGAGAAAAGGCTGGAAGTTGCCGAAGAAGAGATGAAAGAAATTGAGATCGAGGATGAGGTCTCAGATGAAATTTGCGAAAAGTGCGGCAAGCACCTCGTATACAAGCTTGGCAGATTTGGTAAGTTTCTGGCTTGCTCGGGTTTCCCGGATTGTAGGAATACAAAGCCGATTGTGAAAGACATCGGTGTAACTTGTCCGAAATGTAAAGAGGGACATGTGGTTGAACGGCGTAGCAAGAAGGGACGCGTCTTTTATGGATGTGACCGTTATCCGGAATGTGATTTTGTATCATGGGATAAGCCGTCACTCAAGCCATGTCCGAGTTGCAGCAGTCTGATGGTCGAGAAGAAGAGCAAGCAGGGCATCAAGTTGCAGTGCACGGCATGTGACCATACGGAAATGGTGGAAGAGCCGGACGAGACCGAGGATTTGTAA
- the fliF gene encoding flagellar basal-body MS-ring/collar protein FliF, whose amino-acid sequence MNERIAQYREKLSQYWNQFSKKQKIMLISTVSFIVIAIIVLTMQFSKKEYEVAFRDLNSSDAAGIINHLESQGISYRLSPDGTSISVPSTDSTRVQIDVGSQGIIQNGTIGLETFEQNASAIGMTDNEFEVKYVNALNGEVERMLEKMNGIKDATVLLNLPKESVFATTADREKASASVVLQFKPGYLPNQEAIDSYYNLVKTSVPNLPIENITITNDEVELLATAKGGQGGLIGKVEENFALQKKFDKDVRQNVQQFLSQYMGPNKVNVLVVSKLNFDQIQSKENIVKPVDEEEMKGIEISVQEIQKNYSGTGSPTGGVAGTGEEEVPGYPSDSANGETKSEESSSTINYDVNRITRDIVASPYTVKDLTINVSVEPPAGQSNLDEATRGAIENILVNIVRASVADSGVTYTDDELAKKVSVVSQVVNVKTEENTKTLLSQPLMWGIGIAALALLAGGAFFFIRRRKQQQDLLEEDIPLPPTTEFPSINLESVTNESQVRKQLETLAKKKPDEFVNLLRTWLAEE is encoded by the coding sequence GTGAATGAACGAATAGCCCAGTATCGGGAGAAGCTCTCCCAGTATTGGAATCAATTCAGTAAAAAACAGAAAATTATGCTTATTTCCACAGTTTCATTTATAGTCATTGCGATTATTGTGCTGACGATGCAGTTTTCCAAAAAGGAATATGAAGTTGCATTCAGGGATTTGAATTCAAGCGATGCCGCCGGAATTATTAATCACCTGGAGTCACAAGGCATATCGTATAGACTGAGTCCAGATGGAACAAGTATTTCGGTACCGAGTACGGATTCTACACGAGTACAGATTGATGTCGGATCTCAAGGGATTATCCAGAATGGGACAATCGGACTTGAGACATTTGAACAAAATGCTTCGGCTATAGGTATGACCGACAATGAGTTCGAAGTTAAATATGTAAATGCTTTGAATGGTGAAGTAGAGCGTATGCTCGAAAAAATGAACGGTATTAAAGACGCAACCGTGCTGCTAAACCTCCCAAAAGAGAGTGTGTTTGCAACAACAGCAGACAGGGAGAAAGCATCGGCTTCTGTAGTCCTTCAGTTTAAACCGGGTTACCTTCCTAATCAGGAGGCTATTGACAGTTATTATAACCTTGTCAAAACTTCTGTGCCGAACTTGCCAATTGAGAACATCACGATCACCAATGATGAGGTTGAACTCCTGGCAACGGCAAAAGGTGGACAAGGCGGTCTGATCGGTAAAGTCGAAGAGAACTTTGCGCTTCAGAAAAAGTTTGATAAAGATGTACGTCAAAACGTTCAACAATTTCTATCCCAATACATGGGCCCGAACAAGGTGAACGTACTTGTCGTTTCCAAACTAAACTTTGATCAGATTCAGAGCAAGGAAAACATTGTGAAACCTGTCGACGAAGAAGAAATGAAGGGCATAGAAATCAGTGTCCAGGAAATTCAAAAGAATTATTCGGGCACAGGCAGTCCTACAGGCGGTGTTGCAGGTACGGGTGAAGAAGAGGTACCTGGATATCCAAGTGATTCAGCCAACGGCGAGACGAAATCGGAGGAAAGCTCCAGTACTATTAACTATGATGTGAATCGAATTACCCGTGACATAGTAGCAAGTCCATATACTGTCAAAGATTTAACCATTAATGTCTCTGTTGAACCACCTGCTGGACAAAGTAATTTGGACGAGGCTACCAGAGGTGCGATTGAGAACATTTTGGTCAACATTGTTCGAGCTTCGGTTGCTGATTCTGGTGTTACATATACAGACGATGAATTGGCCAAAAAAGTTTCGGTCGTTTCACAGGTAGTTAATGTCAAAACTGAAGAAAATACGAAAACACTCCTTTCTCAGCCACTCATGTGGGGAATCGGAATCGCTGCACTTGCCTTGCTGGCAGGGGGCGCATTCTTCTTTATACGTAGACGGAAACAGCAGCAGGATCTGCTGGAAGAGGATATCCCGCTTCCGCCAACAACAGAATTTCCGTCCATTAATTTGGAGAGCGTGACGAATGAGAGTCAAGTTCGCAAGCAGCTTGAGACACTTGCGAAAAAGAAACCAGACGAATTCGTTAATTTACTTCGGACTTGGCTAGCTGAGGAATAG